The Bacillota bacterium genomic sequence GAGCCAGCATTAATTCGCGTGCGGCCTGATTTAAGGCCCTCCTGAGCAGCCCCTTGGCGCCGCGACGGCTATTGGCCAGAGATACCATCATGCCGGCCGCCATGTGCAGGTGCCTGTAAATCCAATCATTTGCCCCGCACAGCCATACCTCATGATACCCTTTGTTGCCCCAACTGGAAGAGCACGGTACGGCCACCTGGTTGCAGGGAAACCTTTGCAGGTAATCGCTGGGAGTTACCATTTCAATTATTTCCTGGTCAAAAGCGATTTTACGGATAAGATATTCAAGCCATGTTGGGCCCTCGAACCACCAGTGTCCGAAAAGCTCGGCGTCATAAGGTGCGACAATAATAGGCGGTCTTTCCATCATGCTGGAAAGGTGCATGATCTGGTGCTGCCGGTTAAACATAAAGTTGCCGGCGTGTACCGCCGCTTTTTCATCCGCCCGCCAGGGGTTGTAAGGTTCTTTTTGGCTTAAGTCCACTTTACCTGTTATTTTATAGTATTTCAACCCGGTATGTGTTCTAATGCCGTCAGGGTGAATATAGGGTTTTATGTATTCGAAGTCAAGGTCATATCCTATGTCCCGGTAGAATTCCCTGTACTCGTAGTCTCCGGGGTAGCCTTCCTGACTGCTCCAGACCTGCTTTGATGATTCCAC encodes the following:
- a CDS encoding DUF1957 domain-containing protein translates to VESSKQVWSSQEGYPGDYEYREFYRDIGYDLDFEYIKPYIHPDGIRTHTGLKYYKITGKVDLSQKEPYNPWRADEKAAVHAGNFMFNRQHQIMHLSSMMERPPIIVAPYDAELFGHWWFEGPTWLEYLIRKIAFDQEIIEMVTPSDYLQRFPCNQVAVPCSSSWGNKGYHEVWLCGANDWIYRHLHMAAGMMVSLANSRRGAKGLLRRALNQAARELMLAQSSDWAFIMSTGTMVEYAVRRTKTHINNFLGLHDQIQGNR